The nucleotide window CCCCGCCACCCCCGTCTACCCCATCGGGGTGGCGGCCAGGCTCCTCAACGTCCACCCCCGCACGCTTCGGATCTACGAGGCGGAAGGCCTCGTCCGGCCCCGCTACGCGGGCGCCAGGCGGCTCTTCTCCCAGAACGACATCGACTGGATCGCCTGCCTGCGCTCCATGATCCACGACGAGGGCATCAGCATCCCCGGGCTCAAGAAGCTCCTCGCCCTCGTCCCCTGCTGGGCCGTGGCCGACTGC belongs to Dissulfurirhabdus thermomarina and includes:
- a CDS encoding MerR family transcriptional regulator, which produces MTDPREKTPGRGTVDPATPVYPIGVAARLLNVHPRTLRIYEAEGLVRPRYAGARRLFSQNDIDWIACLRSMIHDEGISIPGLKKLLALVPCWAVADCPPEIHRNCRARVDLSPERCRSCRRGEEEEDRRDGLPCRS